The Deinococcus hopiensis KR-140 sequence ACTGGGCAAGTGGGGCGGCTTTGGTCCTGCTCAGCGGTGCGCTTCGATCACGATGGTGCCGCCCTGCAGCCGGGCCATTTCCGCGCCCTCATGGCCGTCGAGCTTGCGCATGGTGCTCAGGCTGCTGCCCTCAGGGGTACGGGCCACAGCGTCCCCGATTCGGATCTGGGCGCTGGAGATGGGCCGCGCCCAGACGATGGCGTCCGCGTGGCCGCCAAAGCCCGCGTGCACCACCCCCCGCAGCGCTCCCATCACGATGACGTCGCCGCCCGCCACGATCTCCGCGCCCGGGTTCACGTCGCCCAGAATGACCACGCTGCCCCGGTACTCGCCCCGGAATCCTGCGCGGACGCCGTGGGGCAAGATCACCGTGCGGGCGCTGCCCTCCTCCTGCTCCGCGCTGGGAGCGGCGACGGTCACGCGGGGCGCCCGGACCCGTCCCGGCGTCCCTCCAGCGGCGCGAACGGCCTCCAGCGCAACTTCCAGGGCGGCCGGATCGGTGTCGCCCCCCACCTCCAGCGTCACGTTGACGGCGAGCAACTCGGCGCGGAGCTCCAGCGCCTGCGCCACGCTGGCCGCCGTGTCGCCCGGTTCGAGAAGGAGGTTCATGCCGCCGAGCGTGCCGCGAAGCTTCATCCCATCCACTCTACCCCGGGTGGGCGCGTGGGCGCGGCCTTTTCCGCTTTCGGGGCGTTGGGTGCATACATCGGGCGGGCGACGTGGTATAAAATGTGACTTATGTTGATTCAGGAGGGCACCCTTGGTGCAGCTTGACCCCGGCGCGGTCGCCAGTGGCCGCGTCACGCGCGTAACGGATTTCGGCGCGTTTATCCAGTTCGAGAACGGTGAGACCGGCCTCGTGCACATCTCCCAGATTGCCCACTCCTTCGTGAGAAACATCCACGATCATGTCCGCGAGGGCGAGAATGTGGACGTGAAGGTGCTTGGCCGCGACGAGCGGGGCCGCCTCGACCTCTCCATCAAGGAGCTGCTCGAAGAACCCGAGGAGATCCCGCGTCCGCGCGCAATTGGCCGCCAGAGCCCCCAGTTCGAGGCCAAGCTGCGCTCATTCATGCGCGACGCCAAGGAGCGCACCACCGGTGGAGGCGGCGGCAAAAAAGGCCCAGCCACCTCCAAACGCAAGAAGTAGTTCCCTTTCGTCCTGCGCGGCACCCTCGATTCAGCTGGGGGTGCCGCCGCCCGTTGTGGGCGGCAGACTTTGCTAGCGTGGGCCATGCACACCCTGGACACGGACGTGATCGTCGTGGGAGCGGGCCTGGCGGGCTTGACCGCCGCCGCTGAGGTGGCCGACGCCGGACGCCGCGCCCTGCTGCTCGATCAGGAAGGCGAGCAGAATCTGGGCGGACAGGCCCACTGGTCCTTTGGCGGCCTCTTTCTGGTGGATTCCCCCGAGCAGCGCCGCCTGGGCATCCGCGACTCACCCGAGCTGGCGTGGAGCGACTGGGAGAACAACGCGGGTTTTGACCGCCCCGAGGACCACTGGCCCCGGCAGTGGGCCCGCGCCTACGTGGAGTTCGCAGCGGGCGAGAAGCGCGCGTGGCTGACGAACATGGGCCTGCGTTTCTTTCCCGCTGTGGGCTGGGCTGAGCGCGGCGGCCAGGGCGCAGGCGGACCGGGCAACAGCGTACCGCGCTTTCACATCACCTGGGGTACCGGGCCGGGGGTGGTGGAGCCGTTCGAGCGCCGGGTGCGCGAGCACGTGGCCGCCGGACGCATCACCTTCCATTTTCGCCACTGCGTGCGTGGCCTGAACATCACGAACGGTGCCGTTCACGGCGTATACGGCGCCGTGCTTGAACCCTCGGACGTCGGCAGGGGCGAGGCGAGTTCCCGGGTGGTGGTGGGGGACTTCAGCCTGAACGCAGGCGCGGTGATCATTACCTCGGGCGGCATTGGGGGAAACCTCGACCTGGTGCGGCGCAACTGGCCCACGGAGCGGCTTGGGCCTGCCCCGGCCTTCATGGTGGCGGGCGTGCCCAGACACGTGGACGGCGAGTTGCAGGGCGTGGTACGCGATGCAGGCGCAAGCCTCATTCACCCGGACCGCATGTGGCACTACACAGAAGGGCTGCGCAACTGGAGCCCGGTCTGGCCGGGCCACGGCATCCGGGTGCTGCCCGGGCCGAGCAGCCTGTGGCTGGATCCCACTGGGCGGCGGCTGCCTCACCCGCACTATCCCGGCTTCGATACGCTGGGAGCGCTGACGCACATCGGGCGGCAAGGCTATCCGTACACGTGGTTTGTCCTCAACCGGTCGATCATCAAGAAGGAATTCGCCCTCTCCGGCAGCGAACAGAACCCGGACCTCACCGGCCGTGACCTCCGCCTGACGCTGCGGCGAGCCTCTGGGCGGGTACAGGCCCCAGTTCAGGCGTTTATGGACTACGGCGAGGATTTCGTGGTGCGCGACACCCTACCCGAACTGGCGGACGGAATGAACGCCCTTGTCGGCAATGGCCTGCTGGACCCCGCCGTTCTCGAGCGCGAACTCCGCGAACGGGACTTCCAGACCCTGAACCCTGCGGGCAAGGACGCACAGCTGGCCCTTGTCCGCAGCGCCCGGGCCCTGATCACCGAGCGCCTGATCCGAGTGGCCAAACCCGCGCCCATCCTCGATCCCGCGGATGGCCCGCTGATCGCCGTCCGTATGAACGTCCTGACCCGCAAAACGCTGGGTGGCCTGGAAACGGACCTGTCGGGGCAGGTGCTGCGTCCCGGCGGTCGGCCTATCCCCGGCCTGTACGCGGCGGGTGAGGTGGCGGGCTTCGGCGGCGGTGGGATGCACGGCTACCGCTCGCTGGAAGGCACCTTCCTGGGCGGCTGCCTTTTCAGCGGGCGGGTGGCGGGACGGGCAGCGGTATGACGCGGAGGGCAGCATGCCGTGTGCTCTCCGCCCTCCGCTTGTCTTTAACCCCCATGTAACCGGCTGGCCGCACACTGCGGCCATGAAGAAGAACCTCTCTCTGCTCGCCCTGACGGGCACCCTCGCCCTCGGGGTCTTTGCGGGCGTCGAGCTGTCCGAGCATTCCAGCGCCCAGGTGGCCACCACCGCTCCCGCCGCGGCCACGTCCACCCCGGCTGCCGCGCCCGCCGTCAACGCTTTTGACTCGGGCCGCGCCCGTACCGAGTCCGAGGCGAACACCGTGCAGGTGGTCAAGGACCGGCAGAACGGTCTGGTATACGTCAGCGTGACGGAAAAGGCCGCGGCGAGCGGTGACCTGTCCGAGATGCAGAAGCGGCTGCAAGACCAGTTCGGCTTCAATATGCCCCTGCCCGAAGGCCAGGGCGACGGCGGAAGCGTTCAGCAGGGCACCGGCAGCGGCTTTTTCGTGGACGACAGGGGCGACATCATCACCAACAACCATGTGGTGGAGGGAGCCAGCGAGATCACCATCCGCCTGCACGGCAACAAGAAGACCTACAAGGCCAAGGTCATCGGCCGCGCCCCCGACTTTGACCTCGCCCTCATCCGCGCGGAGGGGCTGCCCAAAGGCGCCGTCCAGCCCATCCCTCTGGGGGACTCGTCGCAACTCGACGTGGGGCTCAAGGCCGTGGCGATGGGGGCCCCTTTTGGCCTGGACTTCAGCGTGTCCGAGGGCATCATCAGCAGCCTGGAGCGCACGGTGCCCATCGGCAACAGGGGCGTGTCTCAGAGCGCCATCCAGACCGACGCGGCGATCAACCCCGGCAACTCCGGCGGTCCGCTGCTCAACAGCGCTGGACAGGTCATTGGCGTGAACACCCAAATTCTGACGGGCGGCAGTGGCCAGAGCGCGGGCGTGGGCTTCGCCATCCCCGTGAACACCGTCAAGAGGCTGCTGCCCCAGCTTCGGGCGGGTGGCGAGGTCAAGGCGCCCACGCTGGGCATCCGTTTCCTCGATCTGGGCGGCCTGACCGGCGAGCAGCGCCAGAAGTACGGGCTCCCCGAGACCGGCGCGCTCGTGGAGCAGGTGGTGGCGGGGAGCCCGGCCGCGCAGGCGGGGCTTCAGGGCAGCGCCACCATCACGGATGAGCCGGGCAGCAATGGTCAGGACGCCCTCAAGGTGGGCGGTGACATCATCACCGCCGTGGACGGCCAGCCGCTCAGCGATGGCAGTGACCTGCCCCGGACCGTGATCGGCAAGCGTCTGGGTGACACGCTGCGCCTGACCGTGCTGCGAGACGGCAAGGCGCGTGAGGTGACGGTCAAGCTGCAGCCGTTCGCGTTTCCGAGTGGGCAGAACTGAGGGAGCCGTAGGCCTTTAGAAGTCAGCGAAAAGAGGGGCGTGGTTTGGGGCTTCCCGACACGCTCCTCTTTTCGGACAGGTCAACCGGTTTGACCCTCGACGCCCCCGCGCGTTCCCCTCATATCCAGGCCAACCCCTCCCGCGTCCGTTCGTTGCGTTCCGCTCCCGTGTTGAGCGTGGTTTTGGGCTCCAGCATCAGAATCCACGCTTCCTCTCCCACGGCAGCGGGCCGGTGCTCCACCCCCCGGGGCACGATCAGAATCTCGCCCTCGCCCACAATCACTTCCCGCTCGTCGGGATCGCGCAGGCCCATGCGCATCTGCCCGCGCACCACGAGGAAGAGCTCGTCCTCTTTCTCGTGGTGGTGCCACATGAACTCGCCCGCAAACTTGGCGAGCTTGACGTACTGATCGCCCAGCTCGCCCACGACGCGCGGGTTCCAGTGGTCTCCAATCAGGGCGAATTTCTGGGCGAGGGAAATGACGTTCAGGGGCTGGGTCACGCTCCACTCTACCGCTCAGCCAATCGCCAGCATCCGCTCGATGGGCACCAGCGCCCGCTCGCGGATGGCTCCCGGCACCGTCACGCGCGGCTGAAGGTTCTGGAGGCTGTCCCGGATGTTTTCCAGCGTGATCATCTTCATGTACTCGCAGCAGGCGGTGCGGCTGACAGGCACGAAGGTCTTGCCGGGAACGTCCTTTTCGAGGCGGGTGACCATCCCCGTCTCCGTCACAACGATAAAGGTCTGCGCGTCGCTCGCCTGGGCGCGGTGAATCATGCCTTCCGTCGAATAGAGCTGCAACCCGGGAATGGCCGACAGCACCCGGGTGGAGCAGCCGCATTCGGGGTGAATGAGCAGTTCGGCGCCGGGATACGCCGCCTGCTGGCCCTGGATGTCCTCGGGGCGGATGGCCTCGTGGACGTGGCAGGCTCCGTCCCACACGTCCATCTGCCGTCCGGTTTCGCGGATGACATGCGCGGCGAGGAAGCGGTCCGGCGCGAACAGGACCGGGGTGTCCTCCGGCAGGCTCTGAACCACCTGCACCGCGTTTCCGCTCGTGCAGCAGTAGTCCGACTCGGCCTTCACGTCGGCGGTGGTGTTCACGTAGGTGACCACCAGACCGCCAGGGTTGCGGGCCTTCCAGTCGCGGACGCCCTGGGCCGTTAACGTATCGGCCAGCGAGCAGCCCGCGCGGAGGTCCGGCAGCAGCACCACTTTCTGCGGATTGAGGATTGCCGCCGTCTCGGCCATGAAATGCACCCCGGCGAACACAATCACTTCGGCGTCCGTCTTGGCCGCCTGACGCGACAGCCCCAGCGAGTCGCCCACGAAATCGGCAATTCCCTGGACCTCAGGCCGTTGGTAGTTGTGGGCGAGGATGACGGCGTTTTTTTCCTTCCGCAACCGTTCAATATCGGCGCGGATTTGGTTCTCGTCGGGCAGAACTTGCAGTTGCAACAGGTCCCGGTGCGGAATCTGGGCGGGGGGGACGACGGGGCGAGTACCGGTCATGCTTCGTTCTCCAGGGTCAGGTTGAGGCTGATGTCAAGGGCGGGGGCCGAGTGTGTCAGCGCCCCGACGCTCACGAAGTCCACGCCCGTGGCGGCCACGCGGGGCAGGCGCGAGAGCGTCATGTTGCCGCTTGCCTCCAGCGTCACCTGTGGGGCCAGGCGGTCCCGGACCCGCACGGCTTCTGCCAGCAGGTCATCGGTCATGTTGTCCAGCAAGATGCGGTCCGCTCCGGCCCGCAGGGCTTCTTCCAGGCCAGCCAGGTCCTCCACCTCGCACAGCACCTTCAGCAGGTAGCTGTGGTTCCGGGCCCGTTTCAGCGCTGCCGTGATACCCCCCGCCGCCGCAATGTGGTTGTCCTTGATCAGAATGCCGTCGTCCAGCCCGAAGCGGTGGTTGATCCCTCCACCGTGGGCGACGGCGGACTTTTCCAGATCGCGCCACAGGGGCGT is a genomic window containing:
- a CDS encoding septum site-determining protein MinC, whose amino-acid sequence is MKLRGTLGGMNLLLEPGDTAASVAQALELRAELLAVNVTLEVGGDTDPAALEVALEAVRAAGGTPGRVRAPRVTVAAPSAEQEEGSARTVILPHGVRAGFRGEYRGSVVILGDVNPGAEIVAGGDVIVMGALRGVVHAGFGGHADAIVWARPISSAQIRIGDAVARTPEGSSLSTMRKLDGHEGAEMARLQGGTIVIEAHR
- a CDS encoding S1 RNA-binding domain-containing protein, with the translated sequence MVQLDPGAVASGRVTRVTDFGAFIQFENGETGLVHISQIAHSFVRNIHDHVREGENVDVKVLGRDERGRLDLSIKELLEEPEEIPRPRAIGRQSPQFEAKLRSFMRDAKERTTGGGGGKKGPATSKRKK
- a CDS encoding FAD-binding dehydrogenase, with amino-acid sequence MHTLDTDVIVVGAGLAGLTAAAEVADAGRRALLLDQEGEQNLGGQAHWSFGGLFLVDSPEQRRLGIRDSPELAWSDWENNAGFDRPEDHWPRQWARAYVEFAAGEKRAWLTNMGLRFFPAVGWAERGGQGAGGPGNSVPRFHITWGTGPGVVEPFERRVREHVAAGRITFHFRHCVRGLNITNGAVHGVYGAVLEPSDVGRGEASSRVVVGDFSLNAGAVIITSGGIGGNLDLVRRNWPTERLGPAPAFMVAGVPRHVDGELQGVVRDAGASLIHPDRMWHYTEGLRNWSPVWPGHGIRVLPGPSSLWLDPTGRRLPHPHYPGFDTLGALTHIGRQGYPYTWFVLNRSIIKKEFALSGSEQNPDLTGRDLRLTLRRASGRVQAPVQAFMDYGEDFVVRDTLPELADGMNALVGNGLLDPAVLERELRERDFQTLNPAGKDAQLALVRSARALITERLIRVAKPAPILDPADGPLIAVRMNVLTRKTLGGLETDLSGQVLRPGGRPIPGLYAAGEVAGFGGGGMHGYRSLEGTFLGGCLFSGRVAGRAAV
- a CDS encoding S1C family serine protease, with amino-acid sequence MKKNLSLLALTGTLALGVFAGVELSEHSSAQVATTAPAAATSTPAAAPAVNAFDSGRARTESEANTVQVVKDRQNGLVYVSVTEKAAASGDLSEMQKRLQDQFGFNMPLPEGQGDGGSVQQGTGSGFFVDDRGDIITNNHVVEGASEITIRLHGNKKTYKAKVIGRAPDFDLALIRAEGLPKGAVQPIPLGDSSQLDVGLKAVAMGAPFGLDFSVSEGIISSLERTVPIGNRGVSQSAIQTDAAINPGNSGGPLLNSAGQVIGVNTQILTGGSGQSAGVGFAIPVNTVKRLLPQLRAGGEVKAPTLGIRFLDLGGLTGEQRQKYGLPETGALVEQVVAGSPAAQAGLQGSATITDEPGSNGQDALKVGGDIITAVDGQPLSDGSDLPRTVIGKRLGDTLRLTVLRDGKAREVTVKLQPFAFPSGQN
- a CDS encoding cupin domain-containing protein, encoding MTQPLNVISLAQKFALIGDHWNPRVVGELGDQYVKLAKFAGEFMWHHHEKEDELFLVVRGQMRMGLRDPDEREVIVGEGEILIVPRGVEHRPAAVGEEAWILMLEPKTTLNTGAERNERTREGLAWI
- the nadA gene encoding quinolinate synthase NadA, which gives rise to MTGTRPVVPPAQIPHRDLLQLQVLPDENQIRADIERLRKEKNAVILAHNYQRPEVQGIADFVGDSLGLSRQAAKTDAEVIVFAGVHFMAETAAILNPQKVVLLPDLRAGCSLADTLTAQGVRDWKARNPGGLVVTYVNTTADVKAESDYCCTSGNAVQVVQSLPEDTPVLFAPDRFLAAHVIRETGRQMDVWDGACHVHEAIRPEDIQGQQAAYPGAELLIHPECGCSTRVLSAIPGLQLYSTEGMIHRAQASDAQTFIVVTETGMVTRLEKDVPGKTFVPVSRTACCEYMKMITLENIRDSLQNLQPRVTVPGAIRERALVPIERMLAIG
- the nadC gene encoding carboxylating nicotinate-nucleotide diphosphorylase — encoded protein: MLSLDERLRTALAEDIGRGDATTLATIAPEQTARAEFLLKEPGVLSGLEVAVRVFALLDPAVRVEWAAQDGEPRERGVIGTVAGPARSLLTGERVALNLLQRLSGVATFTRRHVEAVAGSKARVLDTRKTTPLWRDLEKSAVAHGGGINHRFGLDDGILIKDNHIAAAGGITAALKRARNHSYLLKVLCEVEDLAGLEEALRAGADRILLDNMTDDLLAEAVRVRDRLAPQVTLEASGNMTLSRLPRVAATGVDFVSVGALTHSAPALDISLNLTLENEA